Below is a genomic region from Actinoallomurus bryophytorum.
GACAACCTCGCCAAGGGCACCGCCGGCGGTGCGGTCCAGAGCGCGAACCTCGCCCTCGGACTGCCCGAGGATCTCGGCCTCACCACGATCGGAGTAGCCCCGTGAGCGTGACCGCCCCACTCGGCTTCAGGGCCGCCGGAGTCGCCGCCGGCCTCAAGAACGGCGGGCAGCGCGACCTCGCGCTGGTCGTCAACGACGGCCCGTCGCGCGCGGCGGCGGGGGTGTTCACCCGCAACCGCGTCAAGGCCGCGCCGGTGCTGTGGTCCGAGCAGGTCCTGCGCGGCGGACGGGTGCACGCGGTCGTGCTCAACTCCGGAGGCGCGAACGCCTGCACCGGGCCCGACGGCTTCCAGGACACGCACCAGACCGCGGAGAAGGCCGCCCACGTCCTCGGCGATTCCGCGGGCGAGATCGCGGTCTGCTCCACCGGCCTGATCGGCGACCGGCTGCCGATGGACAGCCTGCTGCCTGGGGTGAGCGCCGCCGCCGGGGAGCTGTCCCGCGACGGCGGGCTCGCGGCCGCCGACGCGATCCGCACCACCGACACCGTCGCCAAGATCGCCTTTCGGCGGGCGCCCACCGGCTACACGGTCGGCGGCATGGCCAAGGGCGCGGGCATGCTCGCCCCCGCACTGGCCACCATGCTGTGCGTCATCACGACCGACGCCGAGGCCGACGCGAAGACGCTCGACCGGGTCCTGCGGCACGCGACCGAGCTGACCTTCGAGCGGCTCGACACCGACGGCTGCATGTCCACCAACGACACGGTGCTGCTGCTGGCCAGCGGCGCCGCAGGAGTGCCCGCGGACGAGGCCGAGCTGACCAGGACGGTCACCGACGTCTGCGCCGACCTGGCACGCCAGCTACTGATCGACGCCGAGGGCGCCACCAAGGCGATCGCGATCGAGGTCGTCGGGGCGGCCAACGACCACGACGCCGTCATCGTCGGCCGCGCCGTCGCGCGCAGCAACCTGCTCAAGTGCGCGATCCACGGAGAGGACCCCAACTGGGGCCGGGTGCTGGCCGCCGTCGGCACCACGGAGGCGGTGTTCCAGCCCGAGCGCCTCGGCGTCGCCATCAACGGCGTCTGGCTGTGCCGCAACGGCGCGTTCGGCGACGACCGCTCCAAGGTCGACATGCGCCCCCGCGACGTCACGATCACCGTCGACCTCAGCGCCGGCACCCACGGCGCCACGATCCACACGACCGACCTGACCGCTGAATACGTCCACGAGAACTCCGCATACTCCTCATGACCACCGAAGACACGACGAAACGCGCCCGTGGCACCGCCGACGCCCTGGGCAAGGCGGCCACGCTCATCGAGGCCCTGCCGTGGCTCGAGGAGTTCCACGGCAAGACCGTCGTGATCAAGTACGGCGGCCACGCCATGGCCGACGAGACGCTCCGGCCGGCCTTCGCCCAGGACGTCGCGTTCCTGCGCTACGCCGGCCTGCGCCCGGTCATCGTGCACGGAGGCGGACCGCAGATCAACGCCCAGCTCGACCGGCTCGGCATCGAGTCCAGCTTCAAGGCGGGCCTGCGCGTCACCACCCCGGAGACCATGGACGTCGTCCGCATGGTCCTGGTCGGCCAGGTCAGCCGCGACGTCGTCGGCATGCTCAACCGGCACGGCCCGTTCGGCGTCGGAATGTCGGGAGAGGACGCGCGACTCTTCACCGCCGAGCGCAAGCCCGCGGTCGTCGACGGAGTGAAGGTCGACATCGGCCAGGTCGGCGAGATCGTCCAGGTCGACGCCGGCTCGGTGCGCAGCCTCCTCGACGACGGCCGCATCCCGGTGATCTCCAGCATCGCGCGTGGGGAGGACGGCCAGGTCTACAACGTCAACGCCGACACCGCGGCGGGCGCGCTGGCCGTCGCCCTGCAGGCTGCCAAGCTGGTCGTGCTGACCGACGTCGACGGCCTGTACGCCGACTGGCCGCCGTCCGGCGACCCCGGCGACGTGATCGCCCGGTTGACCGCCGGTGACCTGGAGGCCATGCTGCCGGACCTGTCGGCGGGCATGGTGCCGAAGATGGAGGCGTGCCTGCGCGCCGTACGCGGGGGAGTGCCGCGGGCCCACGTGCTCGACGGCCGGATCCCGCACTCACTGCTACTGGAAGTCTTCACCGACGAGGGGATCGGCACGATGGTGGTGCCCGAATGAGCGATCTGAGCGCACGCTTCGAAGCGGCCATGATGCCCAACTACGGCCTGCCGCCCGTGGCTCTCGCCCGCGGCGAGGGCTGCCGGGTCTGGGACGTCGACGGCAAGGCCTACCTCGACCTGATCGGCGGCATCGCGGTCTCCGCGCTGGGGCACGCGCACCCGGCGCTGGTCGCGGCCGTGTCGGCGCAGGTGGGCACGCTCGCGCACACGTCCAACCTGTTCCTGCACGAGCCCGAGGTGCTGCTGGCCGAACGCCTGCTCCAGCTGCTCGGCGGCGACGGACGCGTGTTCTTCACCAACTCCGGCACCGAGGCCAACGAGGCCGCCTACAAGCTCGTACGCCGCCACGCCGGACCGGACCGCACCTACGTGGTCGCGGCCGAGGGGAGCTTCCACGGCCGCACGATGGGGGCGCTGGCGCTGACCGGCAAGACCTCGATCCGCGAGCCGTTCGCCCCGTTCGGCGCCGACGTACGCTTCGTGACGTACGGCTCGGAGGAGGCGCTTCGCGCGGCCGTCACCGAGGAGTGCGCGGCGGTCTTCCTCGAGCCCACGCAGGGTGAGGGCGGCGTGGTTCCGGCGCCGGAGGGCTACCTCGCCGCGGCCCGGCGGATCTGTGACGAGACCGGCGCGGCCCTGGTGCTCGACGAGATCCAGAGCGGCATCGGCCGTACCGGCGTGTGGTTCCAGCACCAGCGCGAGGGCGTACGCCCCGACGTGATCACTTTGGCCAAGGGCCTCGGCGGCGGCCTGCCCATCGGGGTGTGCGTCGGCTTCGGCCCGTACGCCACGGCGTTCGGCAAGGGCGACCACGGCTCGACGTTCGGCGGCAACCCCGTCTCCTGCGCGGCGGCGCTCGCCGTACTCGACACGATCGACAAGGAAGGGCTGCTCGAGAGCGTCGGCACCGTCGGTGACCTGCTCGCCGCCGGCATCACGCGGACCGGCCATCCCCTGGTGGCGGGGGTACGCGGCAGTGGCCTGTGGCGCGCGATGGTCCTGTCCGAGCCCAAGGCGGCCGCCGTGGAGGCGGCGGCGCGTGACGCCGGTTTTCTCGTCAACGCCGTCCAGCCGGACGCCGTCCGGCTCGCCCCGCCTCTGATCATCACGTCCGAGGAGGCCGCGTCCTTCGTCGCGGCACTCCCGGAGATCCTGAGCAAGGCATGACGACGCCTCTGACGAAGACCGCGCGGCAGTCCCGCATCATCGAGCTGCTGGGCCGCAACGCCGTGCACTCCCAGAGCGAGCTGGCCAAGCTGCTGGCCGACGCCGGAGTCGACGTGACCCAGGCGACGCTGTCGCGCGACCTCGTGGACATCGGCGCGGTCAAGCTGCGCGCCGCGGACGGCTCGCTGATCTACGCGGTGCCGGGAGAGGGCGGCGAGCGCATCCGCCGGGCACGCACCGGAGGGGCCGAGACGTTCACCGGGCGCCTCGCCCGGCTCGCGCAGGAGCTCCTCGTCTCCGCCGAGGCATCGGCCAACCTCGTGATCGTCCGTACGCCTCCGGGCGGCGCGCAGTTCCTCGCCTCGGCGATCGACCACGCCGACTGGACGGCCGTGCTCGGCACCGTCGCCGGCGATGACACCGTGCTCGTCATCTCCCGCGACGCGACCGGCGGCGCGGACCTCGCCGCCTCACTGCTGGCGCTGACCGACCGCGAGCGTCCGCACCGGAGCCCGCGCGCCGGGCTCGAAGAGCCCGGCCCGTCGCAGGTGACGTCGCCGTGGGGCCCGGCGGACGAAATGCCGTCCGTACCCGCCGGAGGCGCCTTCGTCACGCACCCGGCTCCCGAGAACGCGGAGCGACGATCCTAGGGCGCCCGTCCGCCTCCGACGGCGCCCCGGCACGCCGCTGAAACGTTCTCGTCCCTCCCA
It encodes:
- the argB gene encoding acetylglutamate kinase, giving the protein MTTEDTTKRARGTADALGKAATLIEALPWLEEFHGKTVVIKYGGHAMADETLRPAFAQDVAFLRYAGLRPVIVHGGGPQINAQLDRLGIESSFKAGLRVTTPETMDVVRMVLVGQVSRDVVGMLNRHGPFGVGMSGEDARLFTAERKPAVVDGVKVDIGQVGEIVQVDAGSVRSLLDDGRIPVISSIARGEDGQVYNVNADTAAGALAVALQAAKLVVLTDVDGLYADWPPSGDPGDVIARLTAGDLEAMLPDLSAGMVPKMEACLRAVRGGVPRAHVLDGRIPHSLLLEVFTDEGIGTMVVPE
- the argJ gene encoding bifunctional glutamate N-acetyltransferase/amino-acid acetyltransferase ArgJ translates to MSVTAPLGFRAAGVAAGLKNGGQRDLALVVNDGPSRAAAGVFTRNRVKAAPVLWSEQVLRGGRVHAVVLNSGGANACTGPDGFQDTHQTAEKAAHVLGDSAGEIAVCSTGLIGDRLPMDSLLPGVSAAAGELSRDGGLAAADAIRTTDTVAKIAFRRAPTGYTVGGMAKGAGMLAPALATMLCVITTDAEADAKTLDRVLRHATELTFERLDTDGCMSTNDTVLLLASGAAGVPADEAELTRTVTDVCADLARQLLIDAEGATKAIAIEVVGAANDHDAVIVGRAVARSNLLKCAIHGEDPNWGRVLAAVGTTEAVFQPERLGVAINGVWLCRNGAFGDDRSKVDMRPRDVTITVDLSAGTHGATIHTTDLTAEYVHENSAYSS
- a CDS encoding acetylornithine transaminase, whose product is MSDLSARFEAAMMPNYGLPPVALARGEGCRVWDVDGKAYLDLIGGIAVSALGHAHPALVAAVSAQVGTLAHTSNLFLHEPEVLLAERLLQLLGGDGRVFFTNSGTEANEAAYKLVRRHAGPDRTYVVAAEGSFHGRTMGALALTGKTSIREPFAPFGADVRFVTYGSEEALRAAVTEECAAVFLEPTQGEGGVVPAPEGYLAAARRICDETGAALVLDEIQSGIGRTGVWFQHQREGVRPDVITLAKGLGGGLPIGVCVGFGPYATAFGKGDHGSTFGGNPVSCAAALAVLDTIDKEGLLESVGTVGDLLAAGITRTGHPLVAGVRGSGLWRAMVLSEPKAAAVEAAARDAGFLVNAVQPDAVRLAPPLIITSEEAASFVAALPEILSKA